The Actinomycetota bacterium genome segment GCTGTTTTTAAATTATTAGCCTAAATGGGTTAAAATGTAAATAACGGTTAAACTTAGCGTTTGGCGTCCAGGCTATATTTTTTTATTTTTCACCATCTTTTAGAGACCTAAGTCTATATAAACAATATTCTGGGGAGGAATATTAAGGTCAGTTAACACCAGCACCAGTTCCTTAACATCCGTGTCTACATCAAAAGTGGCAGAGTAGGTATGCTCGGTACCCGGAATAATTTCCTGTAGGGTACAAGCCTGTTCAGGACTGAAAAAAGCAAAAGCTGGCAAACAGATGGAATAGCTATTGCCTTTATCATCAATAGCTGTAAGGTCATACAGTACCCTAGGTTCCTGACCTGTATTTTCTACTGTAAAGGTTATGCCTATAAACTTACCGTATTCTGTCTCCAAAAAAGCATCACTTCCATCATCTATAAGTAGTGTGCCCAAGTCTGTGGTTTCATTTATCACCCATATTATATCGCCGGCAACAGCTTCCTGACCAACTGCTAATTTTTCTACATTGGAGATATCAACTTCAGGCACAGAACCAGTTTCAGCTATATTTTGCTGGCAACCGTTTATTAAAAAAAGGACTGCCAGTACCGGGACCATGAATAGAAATATATACTTCTTCATTTTATTTTCTCCTATCATTTTTAATAGATAACAATAATTTTAGTTTCTTTTCCTAACCCCTTAAATATTTTAAATCTTGCAGTATTTCTTCTGCATGCCGGGCAGGGTTAACCGTTGAATAGGCTTTAGCTATTATGCCATCAGGGTTAACCAGGTATGATACTCTTTTAGTAACCAGGCCGCGGGCATGGTACTTACTTATAACTTCTTTATTGGGATCTGAAAGAAGGGTGAGAGTAATACCATATTTGTCAGCAAACTTCTTATGGCTTTGGGGAAGATCCGGGCTTATACCAATGACCTCTGCATTTAGATCCTTAAACTTATCCAGGTTTTCTTTAAAATTATTTGCTTCCTTGGTACAGCCGGGGCTATCATCCTTGGGATAAAAATAAATAATAACCCATTTATCCCTGTATTCAAACAAAGCATGCGACTTGTTGTTTTGGTCTATTAGTGTAAAATCAGGTGCTTTGGTATTTTCCTTTAGCATGTATTTCCTTTCCGTTTGATTCCACCTTCCAGGCTTGATTAGAAGCCTGGAACCCTTGTTTTAGTTTAGCATCCTCTTTTTTAAATCCCTTAAGGCTATATCTGCGCTATAGCCTTTCCAGTTCCAGCTCTTTCTGATTAATTCCCAAGCTCTTAGCTGCTTGGTCAAAAATGTTGAATATCTTGTCTATTTCCAGCCAAAATACCTCTTCCAGCAGATAGGCGGTATCACTTATCTCTGATAACGTCTGGGCATCTGCACCCTCTTCAAACTTGTAGAGGAATATAATTCTATAGCCCACAA includes the following:
- a CDS encoding peroxiredoxin; this encodes MLKENTKAPDFTLIDQNNKSHALFEYRDKWVIIYFYPKDDSPGCTKEANNFKENLDKFKDLNAEVIGISPDLPQSHKKFADKYGITLTLLSDPNKEVISKYHARGLVTKRVSYLVNPDGIIAKAYSTVNPARHAEEILQDLKYLRG